From the genome of Solidesulfovibrio magneticus RS-1:
GTCGGAAGCCTACGGCATGGCCGACGTCGCCAAGGCCGCCGGCATCAAGCGGGAAAGCCTGTATCGCGCACTGTCACCCAAGGGGAACCCGACGCTCAAGACCCTGACAGCAGTGCTCAAGGCCGTGGGGCTGCGGCTAGCCGTTGCTCCTGGCTCATCGGGACAGCAGCCAGCTTGCGCCTAAACTGCTCGAACACGGGGAGATGACCATGCCGCCAGATTGCAGGACGATAAAGCCCATCGGCGTCAAGTGCAGCAATTGCGGACATAGCTACACCACCAAGCCAGAACCGCATGACGATCAAGGGCAATGGCGTCTTCCAGGCTGTCCGAATTGTGGCACAGGAGAATCGTTTTACACCCCGAGCGCCCCAGACGATTTGCCGCCATGTTCCAACGACTGACGCGCCGGGCATTCGCCTACATCTGCCAGGGAATCGCCATCATGATCGGCTTGGCCGTCATGGCCCGCAAGCGATGGTCCCGACCATGACCAAGCCCACCTTCACCGTTGGCATCGGCCAGTACGCGGACATGTACGACCTGCACCTGGCTGCCGTCGGGGCCCTGCGGAAAGCCGGCCTTGAGGATCACGCCCGGGAACTGCGGCAGCGCGGCATGGACGCGCCGTCCTGGTACGACATGCTGGTGC
Proteins encoded in this window:
- a CDS encoding addiction module antidote protein: MKNLNRASVSHDDALVRELRTDPAFAAEYLQAAMEDTEEPAVLLIALRHVSEAYGMADVAKAAGIKRESLYRALSPKGNPTLKTLTAVLKAVGLRLAVAPGSSGQQPACA